From one Streptomyces mobaraensis genomic stretch:
- a CDS encoding DUF3224 domain-containing protein has protein sequence MTAHTDSTFTFLDWDEHELGRTEGGTRLARATVRNTYTGAIEAAGTHCAYTIAYAPDGTGTFSGYQLFEGAVAGRKGGFAVREEGTFDERGTVRCSFEVVPGSGSGELAGLTGRGSYTAEHGVKAVPYRFEHSAR, from the coding sequence ATGACCGCGCACACCGACTCCACGTTCACCTTCCTCGACTGGGACGAGCACGAGCTCGGCCGGACGGAGGGCGGCACCCGACTTGCCCGGGCGACCGTCCGCAACACGTACACCGGCGCCATCGAGGCGGCGGGCACCCACTGCGCGTACACCATCGCCTACGCCCCGGACGGGACCGGCACCTTCTCCGGCTACCAGCTCTTCGAGGGCGCGGTCGCGGGGCGGAAGGGCGGCTTCGCGGTGCGCGAGGAGGGCACCTTCGACGAACGGGGCACGGTGCGCTGCTCGTTCGAGGTGGTGCCCGGCTCGGGGAGCGGCGAACTGGCCGGCCTGACGGGCCGCGGCTCGTACACGGCGGAGCACGGCGTCAAGGCCGTGCCCTACCGGTTCGAGCACTCCGCCCGCTGA
- a CDS encoding RICIN domain-containing protein translates to MNNKCLDVYAFHQEDGATVLMWDCNGGPQQQWYWDGEQLRTSLNGKCLEIYAFRNDNGAAVNTWNCDGGINQKWYWDGQQIRSRMNGKCLDVMYSRDEVGALVWMWDCTGGANQRWYHQ, encoded by the coding sequence ATGAACAACAAGTGCCTGGATGTATACGCTTTCCACCAAGAAGACGGCGCCACGGTCCTCATGTGGGACTGCAACGGCGGTCCGCAACAACAGTGGTACTGGGACGGCGAGCAGCTGCGCACCTCGCTCAACGGGAAGTGCCTGGAAATCTACGCCTTCCGCAACGACAATGGTGCTGCCGTGAACACCTGGAATTGTGACGGTGGCATCAACCAGAAGTGGTACTGGGACGGCCAGCAGATACGCAGCCGAATGAACGGAAAATGCCTGGACGTTATGTATTCCAGGGATGAAGTCGGTGCGCTCGTCTGGATGTGGGACTGTACAGGCGGCGCGAACCAGCGCTGGTACCACCAATAG